A window from Rhea pennata isolate bPtePen1 chromosome 1, bPtePen1.pri, whole genome shotgun sequence encodes these proteins:
- the IFT27 gene encoding intraflagellar transport protein 27 homolog isoform X1 — protein sequence MVKLAAKCLLAGDPAVGKSALAQMFRNDGAHFQKNYTLTTGTELLVKAVSVPETSDSVELFIFDSAGKDLFSEMLEKLWEQPNVLCLVYDVTNEQSFNNCAKWLEKMRAQAVGMHLPGVLVGNKTDLVGRRVVEQKQAQEWAENHGLEYCEMSVKEMKNFEAPFHILAKSFHQLYREKVESFHSLV from the exons ATGGTGAAGCTCGCTGCCAAGTGCCTGCTGGCAG GTGATCCAGCTGTGGGGAAGAGTGCTTTAGCCCAGATGTTCCGCAATGATGGGGcccattttcagaagaattacACACTG ACAACGGGCACAGAACTGTTGGTGAAAGCTGTATCAGTTCCAGAGACAAGTGATAGTGTG gaaCTCTTCATTTTTGACTCTGCAGGCAAAGATCTATTTTCTGAGATGCTGGAGAAACTG TGGGAGCAACCCAACGTCCTGTGCCTTGTGTACGATGTCACTAATGAGCAGTCTTTCAACAACTGTGCCAAGTGGCTGGAGAAGATGAGGGCTCAGGCAGTTGGGATGCATCTTCCAG gtGTCTTAGTGGGGAATAAAACAGACCTGGTTGGTCGTCGAGTTGTGGAGCAGAAACAAGCACAGGAATGGGCTGAGAACCATGGCCTGGAATACTGCGAGATGTCAGTC AAGGAGATGAAAAACTTTGAGGCCCCTTTCCACATCCTGGCAAAGTCATTCCACCAACTGTACAGAGAGAAGGTGGAGTCTTTTCACTCACTAGTTTGA
- the IFT27 gene encoding intraflagellar transport protein 27 homolog isoform X2, protein MVKLAAKCLLAGDPAVGKSALAQMFRNDGAHFQKNYTLTTGTELLVKAVSVPETSDSVELFIFDSAGKDLFSEMLEKLWEQPNVLCLVYDVTNEQSFNNCAKWLEKMRAQAVGMHLPGVLVGNKTDLVGRRVVEQKQAQEWAENHGLEYCEMSVEMKNFEAPFHILAKSFHQLYREKVESFHSLV, encoded by the exons ATGGTGAAGCTCGCTGCCAAGTGCCTGCTGGCAG GTGATCCAGCTGTGGGGAAGAGTGCTTTAGCCCAGATGTTCCGCAATGATGGGGcccattttcagaagaattacACACTG ACAACGGGCACAGAACTGTTGGTGAAAGCTGTATCAGTTCCAGAGACAAGTGATAGTGTG gaaCTCTTCATTTTTGACTCTGCAGGCAAAGATCTATTTTCTGAGATGCTGGAGAAACTG TGGGAGCAACCCAACGTCCTGTGCCTTGTGTACGATGTCACTAATGAGCAGTCTTTCAACAACTGTGCCAAGTGGCTGGAGAAGATGAGGGCTCAGGCAGTTGGGATGCATCTTCCAG gtGTCTTAGTGGGGAATAAAACAGACCTGGTTGGTCGTCGAGTTGTGGAGCAGAAACAAGCACAGGAATGGGCTGAGAACCATGGCCTGGAATACTGCGAGATGTCAGTC GAGATGAAAAACTTTGAGGCCCCTTTCCACATCCTGGCAAAGTCATTCCACCAACTGTACAGAGAGAAGGTGGAGTCTTTTCACTCACTAGTTTGA